The Gemmatimonadaceae bacterium genome window below encodes:
- a CDS encoding Ig-like domain-containing protein produces MASPTRVSGPAQKPLIHNAGKLVAMAASTGAALVSIISFLYSYGVIGKSASHQTIGNLGASWVGLRPAADTAYAIGDTIHLAATITDKSGALLVGATPTWVSENPKVATVLNDGSVIAQGPGTTTISIAVADLIARSRVFVRQTVTSVDVVGIANDTTPVVAEGERKPLRAIPRDARGHPVIGLVPQWRLDDTSVAEIDSLGAVTGKIAGRTIATATVDGVSGKGPITVVATAAAITTVAGGTQRALAGSLLPQAVVVRVTSRRARPVEGVLVKFRLSDGGGTLDPQSTLTDADGRARTVWTLGDLPGRQTILATVERIDSALAVVAEAEPVAANTRLTASNDHASGEAGHQLADTIAIRVADSTGRALADVPVTWVALDNGRAEAIDVRSDSVGEARALWTLGPKSGSQRLRAQVGNGHGKGAVPPVTVHATALAGAAVALVVVSGDAQRGVAGEALSKPLVLRVVDSAGNGVADAELQLSPSEGEVPDTSIHTDSSGIARVRWTLGHSAGDNALAVHLDGMKKLLKLTAVARPAAAANLSFDDAPGETRSSRAKGKHLVALVTDAFGNPVPDARLNFSTRSGNVTPSRAVSDAKGRVKVSWTLGTKPGDQSLSGSVQGTDVRGSFVAPGNGSSTKTPAKTASTKVTSSKASKKRS; encoded by the coding sequence ATGGCTTCCCCCACGCGAGTCAGCGGCCCCGCGCAAAAGCCGCTCATCCATAACGCCGGAAAGCTCGTTGCGATGGCTGCGTCTACCGGCGCGGCGCTCGTGTCGATCATTTCCTTCCTCTACTCGTACGGCGTCATCGGGAAATCGGCGAGCCATCAGACGATCGGGAATCTCGGCGCTTCGTGGGTTGGATTGCGCCCCGCGGCGGATACGGCGTACGCGATCGGTGACACGATTCACCTCGCCGCGACCATCACCGACAAGAGCGGCGCACTGCTCGTCGGCGCCACGCCGACCTGGGTGAGCGAGAATCCGAAGGTCGCGACGGTGCTGAACGACGGCTCCGTGATCGCGCAGGGGCCCGGCACGACGACGATCAGCATCGCCGTCGCCGATCTCATCGCGCGGTCGCGCGTCTTCGTTAGGCAGACGGTCACCTCCGTCGACGTCGTCGGTATCGCGAACGATACGACGCCAGTGGTCGCCGAAGGCGAGCGCAAACCGCTCCGCGCCATTCCGCGCGACGCGCGCGGCCATCCCGTGATCGGGCTCGTCCCGCAGTGGCGGCTCGACGACACGAGCGTCGCCGAGATCGATTCGTTAGGCGCCGTGACCGGCAAGATCGCCGGGCGCACCATTGCGACGGCGACCGTCGACGGCGTTTCCGGCAAAGGGCCGATCACCGTCGTCGCGACCGCCGCCGCGATCACGACCGTGGCTGGTGGAACGCAGCGCGCGCTCGCTGGCAGCCTGCTGCCGCAAGCGGTGGTCGTGCGCGTCACCAGCCGGCGTGCTCGGCCCGTCGAAGGCGTGCTCGTCAAGTTCCGTCTCTCCGACGGAGGGGGCACGCTCGACCCACAATCGACGCTCACCGATGCCGACGGTCGCGCGCGCACGGTCTGGACGCTCGGCGACCTGCCCGGTCGTCAGACGATTCTCGCGACCGTCGAGCGCATCGACAGCGCGCTCGCCGTCGTCGCCGAAGCGGAGCCGGTCGCCGCGAACACCCGACTCACCGCGTCGAACGACCACGCGAGTGGTGAGGCTGGCCATCAACTCGCCGACACGATCGCGATACGTGTCGCGGATTCGACTGGCCGTGCATTGGCCGATGTTCCGGTCACATGGGTCGCGCTCGACAACGGACGCGCCGAGGCCATCGACGTGCGTTCGGACTCGGTGGGAGAGGCGCGCGCGCTCTGGACGCTCGGACCGAAGTCGGGATCGCAGCGCCTCCGAGCGCAGGTTGGGAATGGCCACGGCAAGGGGGCGGTGCCACCGGTGACCGTCCATGCGACGGCGCTCGCCGGCGCGGCCGTGGCACTCGTCGTCGTTTCCGGCGACGCGCAACGAGGTGTCGCTGGTGAAGCGCTCTCCAAGCCGCTCGTGTTGCGCGTCGTCGATTCTGCCGGGAATGGCGTCGCGGATGCCGAGCTGCAACTCTCACCGTCGGAAGGCGAGGTACCCGACACGTCGATCCACACCGACTCGTCCGGCATTGCTCGCGTGCGCTGGACACTTGGCCACTCCGCGGGCGATAACGCGCTCGCCGTGCATCTCGACGGAATGAAGAAACTGCTCAAGTTGACGGCTGTCGCGCGTCCCGCCGCCGCGGCGAATCTCTCCTTCGACGACGCGCCTGGCGAGACGCGGAGCTCGCGCGCGAAGGGTAAGCATCTCGTCGCGCTCGTCACCGACGCATTCGGCAATCCTGTGCCCGATGCGCGCCTGAACTTCTCGACGCGATCGGGGAACGTGACGCCGTCGCGCGCCGTGAGCGACGCCAAGGGCCGCGTGAAGGTCTCGTGGACACTCGGCACGAAACCGGGCGATCAATCGCTCAGCGGCAGCGTGCAGGGCACGGATGTCCGAGGATCGTTCGTGGCGCCCGGCAACGGCTCGAGCACGAAGACGCCCGCGAAGACTGCATCCACTAAAGTCACGTCGTCGAAGGCCAGTAAGAAGAGAAGCTGA
- a CDS encoding DUF4112 domain-containing protein — MSFVRGKYLNWDSRSFAALRMTKQPNESLRRVRVIAMILDEAIRVPGTKLRFGIDPIVGLVPGLGDVLGGVASAYIVLEAARAGAPASVLLRMTMNVGVDTVVGVLPVVGDVFDFAWKSNSRNAQLLARHIESPVQTRRATIALVVLLLATLAALAVGAAFLVFWVIRRLMAYR, encoded by the coding sequence GTGTCCTTTGTTAGAGGCAAGTATCTAAACTGGGACAGTAGATCCTTCGCTGCGCTCAGGATGACAAAACAGCCTAACGAGTCTCTTCGTCGCGTACGCGTCATCGCGATGATACTGGACGAGGCGATCCGGGTGCCCGGCACGAAGCTTCGCTTCGGCATCGACCCCATCGTAGGTCTCGTGCCCGGGCTCGGCGACGTGCTGGGTGGCGTCGCGTCGGCGTACATCGTACTCGAGGCTGCCCGCGCGGGCGCTCCGGCGAGCGTGCTGCTACGCATGACCATGAACGTTGGGGTGGATACCGTGGTCGGCGTGCTGCCCGTTGTCGGCGACGTGTTCGACTTCGCGTGGAAGTCCAACTCCCGAAACGCGCAGTTGCTTGCTCGCCACATCGAATCGCCGGTTCAAACCAGACGAGCGACTATCGCCCTCGTCGTGCTGTTGCTTGCCACTCTCGCGGCACTCGCGGTCGGAGCAGCGTTCCTCGTCTTTTGGGTCATTCGGCGGCTCATGGCGTATCGATAA
- a CDS encoding amino acid racemase — translation MGTRCGLVGGMGPESTLDYYKLIVELYRDGRDTHYPELTIDIVDLEPILAFLEAGNRQGFADYVLRSIERLARAGCTFAALTSNTSHVVFPEVVARSPIPLVSIVEAAADHAVSIGVRRPALLATSFTVSAGFYQQVFDKRGMTILTPSSSEQAFLHRKYMDELVHGTIVDETRAAFVAMANRLVAEEGADGLILGGTEIPLLLRDAKGIDVPVVDTTLVHVKRLVQMMRAGA, via the coding sequence ATGGGCACTCGATGCGGTCTCGTGGGCGGCATGGGCCCCGAATCGACACTCGATTACTACAAGCTTATCGTCGAGCTCTATCGGGACGGGCGTGACACACACTATCCCGAACTCACGATCGATATCGTCGACCTCGAGCCGATCCTCGCGTTTCTGGAAGCCGGCAATCGCCAGGGATTCGCCGACTACGTCCTGCGGTCCATCGAACGACTCGCGCGCGCGGGCTGCACCTTCGCTGCGCTCACGTCGAACACCTCGCACGTCGTGTTTCCCGAGGTCGTCGCGCGCTCGCCGATTCCACTCGTGAGCATCGTCGAGGCAGCCGCCGATCACGCCGTGTCGATCGGAGTACGCCGCCCCGCGCTCCTCGCGACGTCGTTCACGGTCTCGGCCGGCTTCTATCAACAGGTCTTCGACAAACGCGGGATGACGATTCTTACGCCATCGTCCAGCGAGCAGGCGTTCCTTCACCGGAAGTACATGGACGAGCTCGTGCACGGCACCATCGTCGACGAGACGCGCGCGGCGTTCGTCGCGATGGCGAACCGACTCGTCGCCGAAGAAGGCGCCGATGGCCTCATCCTCGGCGGCACGGAGATTCCGCTTCTGCTGCGCGACGCCAAAGGGATCGACGTCCCGGTCGTCGACACAACGCTCGTTCACGTGAAACGGCTCGTGCAGATGATGCGCGCCGGCGCCTGA
- a CDS encoding NAD(P)H-binding protein produces the protein MPDNALSVLLVGATGLVGRECLRVLLADSGFSRIVVVTRRPLSPDVRSPKLETHVVDFDHLNEYDELFTVDAIICALGTTIRQAGSRTRFRTVDYEYPLAFARLGRRHGCEHFLVVSALGANSRSRYFYNRVKGDLEESLRGLGYPRLTIVRPSLLLGPRAELRLGEEVAKRVTRWLGPLVPRAFKPVEARAVATTIVRAAREGRSGVRVIESGEIVAG, from the coding sequence ATGCCTGACAACGCGCTATCGGTTCTTCTCGTCGGCGCAACGGGACTCGTCGGTCGCGAGTGTCTTCGCGTGCTCCTCGCGGATAGCGGATTCAGCCGGATCGTTGTCGTCACACGGCGACCCTTGTCGCCTGACGTGCGATCGCCGAAGCTCGAAACCCACGTCGTCGATTTCGATCATCTCAACGAATACGACGAGCTCTTCACCGTCGACGCGATCATCTGCGCGCTCGGTACAACGATTCGCCAGGCAGGTTCGCGGACGCGATTTCGAACGGTCGACTACGAGTATCCGCTCGCCTTCGCCCGCCTCGGCCGGCGTCATGGGTGCGAACACTTTCTCGTCGTCAGCGCGCTCGGCGCGAATTCTCGCTCGCGCTACTTCTACAATCGCGTGAAAGGCGATTTGGAGGAGTCACTGCGCGGCCTCGGCTATCCGCGCCTCACAATCGTTAGGCCGTCGTTGCTCCTCGGCCCGCGCGCCGAGCTTCGGCTCGGCGAGGAAGTCGCGAAGCGCGTCACGCGCTGGCTCGGTCCGCTCGTACCGCGTGCGTTCAAGCCCGTCGAAGCCCGAGCCGTCGCAACGACCATCGTCCGCGCGGCCAGAGAAGGGCGAAGCGGTGTGCGCGTGATCGAGTCGGGCGAGATCGTGGCGGGCTGA
- a CDS encoding Na+/H+ antiporter, whose translation MAGLELVLLLLAVSTGLRILADRLGLPYAALLVVGGLVLAFTPNLPHVELAPDVLFLIFIPPLLYWGAASFPLRDFRRELGPILRLAVVMVLVSTVAVAGLAHALDPAFTWAAAFTLGAIVSPPDPVAVLSLMRSPSLRAPRAIESILEGEGLLNDATALVAYRVAVTAAVTGTFSPWRSGLQFLAAAAGGLGIGLGVAIVTLRLHRLTKSVPVAENTVSLLTPFAAYLPADLIGASGVISVVAAGMYIARNVQDVGSPETRLQNQSMWSVVTFLLESLVFILVGLELPYVTRSLAGVSIVALIREAAVVCACVVIVRVLWVIPSTYIGRIIGGWLRRSKVTLPSLKWILFVGWAGIRGGDSLVIALALPLATAAGRPFPARAQIVFITFFVIFVTLVVQGPTLAPIARWLGLESDGAAEDEEAHARLSAAEAGLRVLDSPTFREAQYKEVVRYLRQRHRQRARRWAAREDRQQAHPPNEERHDSFVAAPSHDAGTLDDRRAVEYRRIRAAMIHAERYALSDLRDRDVIGDDVMRRVQRDLDLELILLDSREPVVEPTSEVPLP comes from the coding sequence ATGGCTGGACTCGAGCTTGTGCTGCTCCTGCTTGCGGTCTCCACCGGCTTGCGAATCCTCGCCGATCGGCTGGGGCTTCCGTACGCGGCGCTCCTCGTCGTCGGCGGACTCGTGTTGGCGTTCACCCCCAACCTTCCGCATGTCGAGTTGGCCCCCGACGTTCTCTTCCTGATCTTCATCCCACCGCTTCTTTACTGGGGCGCGGCATCGTTCCCACTGCGTGACTTCCGCCGCGAACTCGGCCCGATTCTGCGACTCGCCGTCGTCATGGTGCTCGTCTCGACCGTAGCGGTCGCGGGCCTGGCGCATGCGCTCGATCCTGCGTTCACCTGGGCCGCCGCATTCACCCTCGGCGCCATCGTTTCGCCACCCGATCCCGTCGCCGTGCTGTCGCTCATGCGATCGCCCTCGCTTCGCGCTCCGCGAGCGATCGAGAGCATTCTCGAAGGTGAGGGATTGCTCAACGACGCGACGGCGCTCGTCGCGTATCGCGTGGCCGTCACGGCCGCGGTGACGGGGACGTTCTCTCCCTGGCGCAGCGGGCTCCAATTTCTCGCCGCAGCGGCCGGTGGACTGGGCATCGGACTCGGCGTCGCCATCGTGACGTTGCGTCTCCACCGCCTAACGAAATCCGTGCCCGTGGCCGAGAATACGGTGTCGCTGCTGACGCCATTCGCAGCCTATCTGCCGGCGGATCTCATCGGCGCGTCGGGCGTGATCTCCGTGGTCGCCGCTGGGATGTACATCGCGCGCAACGTCCAGGACGTCGGGAGTCCCGAGACGCGACTTCAGAACCAGTCGATGTGGTCGGTCGTCACGTTCCTCCTCGAGAGCCTCGTCTTCATTCTCGTCGGCCTCGAGCTGCCGTACGTGACGCGCTCGCTCGCCGGCGTGTCGATCGTCGCGTTGATTCGCGAGGCCGCTGTCGTTTGTGCGTGCGTCGTCATCGTCCGCGTCCTCTGGGTGATTCCGAGCACGTACATCGGCCGCATCATCGGCGGATGGCTGCGCCGCTCGAAGGTCACGCTGCCGTCGTTGAAGTGGATTCTGTTCGTGGGGTGGGCGGGCATTCGCGGAGGCGATTCGCTCGTGATCGCCCTCGCTCTGCCACTCGCCACCGCCGCAGGCAGGCCTTTCCCTGCCCGTGCCCAGATCGTGTTCATCACTTTCTTCGTGATCTTCGTGACGCTCGTCGTACAGGGGCCGACGCTCGCCCCGATCGCGCGATGGCTCGGCCTCGAAAGCGACGGCGCTGCCGAGGACGAAGAGGCGCACGCGCGGTTGTCGGCCGCGGAGGCCGGTCTTCGCGTTCTCGACTCGCCCACATTCAGGGAGGCGCAGTACAAGGAGGTCGTGCGGTATCTGCGACAGCGCCATCGGCAGCGCGCGCGGCGCTGGGCGGCACGGGAGGATCGCCAGCAGGCGCATCCGCCTAACGAAGAGCGGCACGATAGCTTCGTCGCGGCGCCATCGCACGACGCGGGCACGCTCGACGACCGACGCGCCGTCGAGTACCGCCGCATCCGCGCGGCGATGATCCACGCCGAGCGTTACGCGCTCTCGGATCTGCGCGACCGCGACGTGATCGGCGACGACGTCATGCGCCGCGTTCAGCGCGATCTCGACCTCGAGCTCATTCTGCTCGATAGCCGCGAGCCGGTCGTCGAGCCGACGAGCGAAGTGCCGTTGCCCTGA
- a CDS encoding UBP-type zinc finger domain-containing protein, with protein sequence MATTCSHLDQVRDVEPRTPQGCEECLKMHGRWVHLRLCLTCGHVGCCDNSPNKHATKHHHATGHPIIKSFEPGEDWGWCYTDQLFIEPAPHA encoded by the coding sequence ATGGCGACTACCTGCAGCCATCTCGATCAGGTTCGCGACGTCGAGCCACGGACCCCACAGGGGTGCGAGGAATGTCTCAAGATGCACGGCCGATGGGTGCATCTGCGACTCTGCCTAACGTGCGGACACGTCGGCTGCTGCGACAACTCGCCGAACAAACACGCCACCAAGCACCACCACGCGACGGGACATCCGATAATCAAGAGCTTCGAGCCGGGTGAGGATTGGGGCTGGTGTTACACGGATCAGCTCTTCATCGAGCCAGCGCCGCATGCGTAG
- a CDS encoding amidohydrolase family protein codes for MRSSLKLLGVITRALILLACVEHVGSAQATAIRFAHLVDGKGGLVNDAVVVVQAERITSVGSGTRAIPTGAKVIDLRPLTGIPGLIDVHTHMTYYWDQKPGTQPWSQQGRRRSAETVFLAQENARKTLEAGVTTVRDLGASEYGDIAMRDLINRGAMVGPRMFVAGFGLSRQRTPPRPGSPPGPPRGRIADIADIPVAVKAQVDAGADWIKVYGSTGSAADVSGDETFTFEEMKAAVDAAHAAGKRIAIHSYGPQGGRDAMRAGAESVEHAVDLDDSTLAEMATRGTYYVPTIDHNRYYAEYHERFGYTPEQVAGLDAYRARNIETARRAWKAHVKFAMGSDAVFTMFGQNTRELGWFVQIGMTPAEAIATATTNAAALLDMSQSLGAVAPGYYADLVAVAGDPLHDIHAVIDSVRWVMKGGQVVVDTRSRR; via the coding sequence GTGCGATCGTCCCTCAAGCTGTTAGGCGTCATCACGCGCGCGCTCATCCTGCTGGCCTGCGTCGAGCACGTCGGGTCGGCGCAGGCCACGGCGATACGCTTCGCGCATCTCGTCGACGGGAAGGGTGGCCTCGTGAACGACGCCGTCGTCGTCGTGCAGGCCGAGCGCATAACGAGTGTCGGCTCGGGAACGCGCGCGATTCCCACCGGTGCGAAGGTCATCGATCTGCGACCACTCACGGGCATTCCAGGTCTGATCGACGTGCACACGCACATGACCTATTACTGGGATCAGAAGCCGGGGACGCAGCCCTGGTCGCAACAAGGGCGGCGCCGCAGCGCCGAAACCGTTTTCCTGGCCCAGGAGAACGCCAGGAAGACATTGGAAGCGGGCGTGACGACGGTACGCGACCTCGGCGCCTCCGAGTATGGCGACATCGCCATGCGCGACCTGATCAATCGCGGCGCGATGGTCGGACCGCGCATGTTCGTCGCGGGCTTCGGGCTCTCGCGTCAGCGTACGCCGCCGCGCCCCGGATCGCCTCCGGGTCCGCCGCGCGGTCGCATCGCCGACATTGCGGACATTCCCGTCGCGGTCAAGGCGCAGGTCGATGCCGGCGCGGACTGGATCAAGGTTTACGGCTCGACGGGCAGCGCGGCCGACGTGAGCGGCGACGAGACGTTCACATTCGAGGAAATGAAAGCGGCCGTCGATGCGGCACATGCCGCCGGCAAGCGGATCGCGATTCATTCCTACGGTCCACAGGGCGGACGCGACGCGATGCGTGCCGGTGCGGAGTCCGTCGAGCATGCAGTCGACCTCGACGATTCGACGCTCGCCGAGATGGCGACGCGCGGGACGTACTACGTGCCAACGATCGACCACAATCGCTACTACGCCGAGTATCACGAGCGGTTCGGCTACACGCCCGAGCAGGTCGCGGGACTGGACGCGTATCGTGCGCGGAACATCGAGACCGCGCGGCGCGCATGGAAGGCACATGTCAAATTCGCGATGGGCTCGGACGCGGTGTTCACGATGTTCGGTCAGAACACGCGCGAGCTCGGGTGGTTCGTGCAGATCGGGATGACGCCGGCCGAGGCGATCGCGACAGCGACGACGAATGCCGCTGCGTTGTTAGACATGAGCCAATCACTCGGCGCCGTCGCGCCGGGCTACTATGCCGATCTGGTCGCCGTCGCCGGCGATCCGTTGCACGACATCCACGCGGTCATCGACAGCGTACGCTGGGTGATGAAGGGAGGTCAGGTGGTCGTCGATACGCGGAGCCGGCGATGA
- a CDS encoding DUF5996 family protein — MLGTAIDPWPALPLAEWQDTYATLHRWLQIVGKTRLALAPMQNHWWQITLYLTSRGLGTSPMPVGDRSIDVELDFLQHRLVARTSDGDTRLLSLERCSVAEFYRDYMAALHALGITPHIHPVPTEIADTTPFPEDRLHNAYDPDAVQRWWRALASADRALKEFRGRFIGKCSPSHFFWGSFDLACTRFSGRRAPRHPGGIPNCPDYVAVEAYSHECISAGWWPGSVGSPIEEPAFYAYAYPEPPGCSDAPIRPAGATYNTTMKEWILPYESVRTASDPKEAVLDFLQSTYEAAADRGGWNRRELERDG, encoded by the coding sequence ATGCTCGGCACCGCCATCGACCCTTGGCCCGCGTTGCCACTCGCGGAGTGGCAGGATACGTACGCCACGCTGCATCGCTGGCTCCAGATCGTCGGCAAGACGCGACTCGCGCTAGCGCCGATGCAGAATCATTGGTGGCAGATCACGCTCTACCTAACGAGTCGAGGCCTCGGTACTTCACCGATGCCTGTCGGCGATCGCTCCATCGACGTCGAGCTGGACTTTCTGCAGCACCGGCTCGTCGCGCGAACGAGCGATGGCGACACGCGACTGCTTTCCCTCGAGCGGTGCTCCGTGGCGGAGTTCTACCGGGACTACATGGCCGCGCTGCATGCGCTCGGAATCACACCGCACATTCACCCGGTGCCGACGGAAATCGCCGACACCACGCCATTTCCCGAGGATCGCCTTCATAACGCGTATGATCCCGATGCTGTGCAACGGTGGTGGCGTGCCCTCGCCAGCGCCGATCGCGCCCTCAAGGAATTTCGCGGCCGCTTCATCGGGAAGTGCAGTCCGTCGCACTTCTTCTGGGGCTCGTTCGACCTCGCCTGCACGCGCTTCTCGGGCCGGCGCGCGCCCCGGCACCCCGGCGGCATTCCCAACTGTCCTGACTACGTGGCAGTCGAGGCGTACTCGCACGAATGCATCAGTGCGGGCTGGTGGCCGGGGAGTGTCGGTTCACCGATCGAGGAGCCAGCGTTCTATGCCTATGCGTACCCCGAACCACCCGGCTGCTCCGACGCACCGATTCGACCCGCGGGCGCCACGTACAACACGACGATGAAGGAGTGGATCCTGCCTTACGAGTCCGTGCGCACGGCGTCCGATCCGAAGGAAGCAGTGCTGGATTTCCTCCAGAGCACCTACGAGGCAGCGGCCGATCGTGGCGGGTGGAATCGACGGGAACTGGAGCGTGACGGGTAA
- a CDS encoding glycosyltransferase family 39 protein: MTASTRLSFAPAGRGWRAIALAVTIAGALAVVATHFSFSNTLDEPAHIGAGMEWLAGTHAYDAQSPPLPRIAAALGPYSRGERAVAASSASDEGSRILGRAAHYESTLAFARLGELPFFLVLCGVVWAWGRRLTDERGAAIAVILVATNPNMLAYAGLATSDIALAATVTAALFAFVRWLDAPRWTAAVPLGMAMALTMATDYAALPMLALASAATYGVRRRTHGGPLWANEMPSQRRLALGVTFATAGVVAWAMYGFRFGRVGELPVFVPAPDWFWGFASFVIERARNHPSYLFGTLSLSGWWYYYPVALLVKTPLPLFLLAMLGGAAAGGDLVRRGGRERAVLLVGVLGVVLAAAIIGDDSGVRLVLPAFGLMALLGAVAAVELWDHAVSSPPAQRLVRATVAAIMGAALLVPMRTHPDYLAYFNALAGERPELILVDSNLDWGQDLYRLGAVMKRMHIDSMAVAYYGSASLDAAGVRNARPLAAAERPRGWIAASQTMLAGVGGDGAYEWLNDLQPVGRVGSSLVLYYIPPPKRR; the protein is encoded by the coding sequence GTGACCGCGAGCACGAGACTGTCCTTTGCACCCGCCGGCCGCGGCTGGCGCGCTATCGCTCTCGCGGTCACGATCGCGGGGGCGCTTGCTGTCGTCGCCACACATTTCTCGTTCAGCAACACGCTCGACGAGCCCGCACACATCGGCGCCGGCATGGAGTGGCTCGCCGGTACTCATGCGTACGACGCGCAATCTCCTCCGCTCCCGCGAATCGCGGCAGCGTTGGGACCGTACTCGCGCGGCGAGCGAGCCGTTGCCGCTTCGTCCGCATCCGATGAAGGCTCGAGAATCCTCGGGCGTGCCGCACACTACGAGAGCACACTCGCGTTCGCGCGCCTCGGCGAGCTTCCGTTCTTCCTGGTCCTGTGTGGCGTCGTGTGGGCTTGGGGGCGACGCCTTACCGACGAGCGCGGCGCGGCGATCGCCGTCATCCTCGTCGCGACCAACCCCAATATGCTTGCCTACGCCGGGCTCGCGACCTCCGACATCGCGCTCGCGGCGACCGTCACTGCCGCGCTCTTCGCTTTCGTTCGCTGGCTCGACGCGCCCCGCTGGACTGCCGCCGTCCCGTTAGGCATGGCGATGGCGCTGACGATGGCCACGGACTACGCGGCCCTCCCCATGCTGGCACTCGCCAGCGCCGCGACGTACGGCGTGCGTCGGCGCACGCATGGCGGGCCGCTCTGGGCAAACGAGATGCCCTCGCAGAGACGGCTCGCGCTCGGCGTGACATTTGCGACCGCCGGCGTTGTCGCATGGGCGATGTACGGCTTTCGCTTCGGTCGAGTTGGCGAGCTTCCAGTATTCGTTCCTGCGCCGGATTGGTTTTGGGGATTCGCAAGCTTCGTGATCGAACGAGCAAGAAATCATCCGTCGTACCTCTTCGGCACGCTCTCCCTCAGCGGCTGGTGGTACTACTATCCAGTCGCGCTTCTCGTGAAGACGCCTCTTCCACTCTTCCTCCTCGCCATGCTCGGCGGCGCAGCGGCCGGCGGCGATCTCGTTAGGCGCGGCGGTCGGGAGCGAGCGGTACTGCTTGTCGGAGTGCTGGGCGTCGTGCTTGCGGCGGCGATCATTGGTGACGACTCGGGCGTACGTCTCGTGCTCCCGGCCTTCGGTCTCATGGCCTTGCTCGGTGCCGTCGCTGCGGTCGAGCTCTGGGATCACGCGGTATCGAGTCCTCCCGCGCAACGGCTCGTGCGCGCCACCGTCGCGGCGATCATGGGAGCCGCGCTGCTCGTTCCGATGCGTACGCATCCCGACTACCTCGCGTACTTCAACGCGCTCGCCGGCGAACGTCCGGAGCTCATTCTCGTCGACAGTAATCTCGATTGGGGACAGGATCTCTATCGGCTCGGGGCGGTGATGAAGCGCATGCACATCGACTCGATGGCAGTCGCGTATTACGGCTCGGCAAGTCTCGATGCAGCCGGCGTGCGCAATGCACGCCCGCTCGCCGCCGCCGAACGTCCCCGAGGATGGATCGCCGCCAGCCAAACCATGCTCGCCGGCGTCGGCGGTGACGGCGCGTATGAATGGTTGAACGACCTTCAACCAGTTGGACGCGTGGGGTCGTCGCTCGTGCTGTACTACATTCCGCCACCCAAGCGGCGATAG